The Salminus brasiliensis chromosome 14, fSalBra1.hap2, whole genome shotgun sequence genome contains the following window.
CCTCATGCCTCCCAGCTTCCCTAATATGAACCTAAAGCAGGAATCAGCTCAGAAAAGCCACACAGCTCCAGAGAGAACCACACTGAGGATATACTACAGTCCCCCTTCGGCACGCAGAATCCACCTCAGCGCCGTGACAGTACATCAGGCCGAGTGTGAGGAGCCTCGTGATAGGCAAGGACAAAACTGCCACCTATCTTCATCTCAGCATATCAATGGAGATTCAGCCACTGTTTATGAAAGCTGGCTTGGGACTCTACcgcttgaatgccacagtgCAATAGAGCGTGGTCCTGTTGATGCAGTAAGAGCCAGCTCTTCTTCTGGTTTCCAAACTCATGGACTTTCCTCTCCATCTTGCTTGGCCTTCAGTTTGGAGGTGTCGGCAAACATGAGTGATGACATGAAGGAAATGACAGCCAGTGTCCTGCAATCTTCCCACCCCAGCACTCCAGAAAGGAGAAGAGGGAGGGACTCTGGGAGCCATATTGTGGGACTGATCAGCACAGGAACCCAAACCAATACACAGCCACAAGTGAACAGCGTGGGTCTCCAGACTGAGGGCCCCAGAAGCATGTATGCAGGAAGACACTGGTCCCCCAGGGTCACCTCATTCGTATCTGGCCGTGCCCAGCCAATCTCCGTTTCCTTGGAGAGGATGTCTGGGCCATCAGAGAGGCTCCCCCCTTGCTCTACCTCACCCAAACTCCAACGAAGACACTCCACCTCCTCTCCATTTttatctacctcttcttcttcaAACTCCTCAAATTCTTCCACTTCCTTTACCTCATCTACCTTGTCGTCCTCCTCATCATCTTTGGCCATTTCCTCCAAGCTGGGAACATCTAGGGAGCGTGGTTTATGGAGTATTTCTCAGTGCAGTTCGGGTTCCTCTTCTTGGGGTCGTTCCAACACCCCCAGACCCAGCTCAGTGTCCGGAGGAGGCAGCGATAAACCCGCTGGCCGCAAGTCTGCAGGGATCCATAAGTATGGTCTGGTTCAAGAGTTTTTCcgtaatgtttgtggacgtgGAGAGAAACCCAACCCAGGAGGTGAGAAAGCACCAGCAGTCCGCAGAGATCATGCCGGTTCAGCAAGAGTAAAGAAAGCAGAAGCACCTCCTTCTCGCATTCCCGGTGTGCCACTGGTCCGGAGTGACAGCGTAACCAAAATTGTTAATCGCAGGTTTATGAAACAGGGTCAGAAGGATGAGCCAAGAACCGGCCAGCTACAAGCTCAGGGTCAGTGCCAAAGCCAGGCCAACAAGACACCTATCAGTAAGGACAAGGGCCTTGGTCCTGTTACTCTGGAGGTGAGTAGTATGTAGAGGCTAGCAAATTCATAAAAATGGGAGATTCAGCtgcattaatataataaaaatattattaaataatcataaaatgattattgtttatattatatgattattatgtAAGTATTGTGTGGAAATTAGTGTTTAGTGTCTAATTCTAGGTGTTACACACTCCTATCTGGCTATCTCTTAAAATAACTGTCTTCTAACTGTCTTATAACTGTAACTGTCCTTCTCTCAGTAGCTTCCTGACACTGAATCTTTCCTTTCCTGCAGGACGGCTCTTGTGACTGCAGCTCAAGAACTCTAGCATCCTGCTTTGCTCGAGCATCACGCACCAACGTTCGCCATGTCCATGGTCACTGCAAACTCCGTCCACATGAATGCCCCACAGCAGCTGGTGCGAAACGGGATCCGATTCCTCAGTAACAGGCGGAGTCGCCATGCATATTGATACCACTGCCCAGCTGACAGGATTCTTTAGAGAGGTGGAGATGAGCTTAGAGCAGTGACTTTGCAGAGGTCGGAGCGTGATGAGGAAAATACCCATGACACAATATATACTGGCTATCTCCACCACTGTCCTCCTTTTCCAAGTGTATTGTGGACTGCTGTTGGATTTCTTTACTTGAGAGATTGTATTAAAGTGTTTAGGTTTAGTGGTTTAAATGGATATGATTAAAATGTATGGGAAAGATATATTGCATTTCCAGTGGCTTTTTATactgtttaatatatattagcatcactgtcatgcaaaaactcaATTTTTGCTGTTGTACACTTTTGACATTATCTGAagtcagttgttctttatattgtattaaaAATTCATAGAATAACTCCCAGATTACtttataaaacttttttttaattctacTGTAAAATGACCATTGGGTATACAAGTGTTTTATGTGTGACAgtggcaataaataaataaataaataaataaataaataaatatatactgaCATATACTGTTAGATGGCTTAACAGTtaactgtaaataaaaggaaaaatgttaaaaatcacactgttttgtttgttttattgttttattttatattttataaattatcATGTCCTGATTAGTAATTTGATTAGTTAAACTGAAAGTAATGCCCCTGGCCAGGTTAAAACTATGCGGCCTATTGAGTGAACTTTACAATCACGCCCTCTATTGACCGTTTGTCTGGACGTCTATCAGTGACTGAGAATTATATCTAACCTGATGTCACACGTTAAATAAAATCCATAAATCCAAATAGCTGAATCCATCTCTAACAAATTAACCACACTGACTTGCAACTGATCTGAAGTTGGTTGGTGTAAGTAGTAGTATGCATATTAATAAGTAAGTAGTTGCATATTTGACattaaaaatgctaaatattaaaaatattaaaataaaatagcataaaaatgtatttcagcaaCATTAAAGTATATATAGGTTTGATTTCCCAGAGGGGCAAGCACATTATATTACACATTATTAACTACTTTGTATGTTTCtgaaattattttttatgtttttatattttttttaatacttgtCAAATGTAACTACTTAAAAAATTATagtatttataaatgtaatttatattAACGTACACTATATTTGTCAATAGAATTTACCAAGATTAgccgctgtttttttttttttttgcgcttTACACAATAAGAGTCACCACATCGTTAGGATAGATTCTCGGAAACGTCAATGTTGCACAAGtggattataaataaataaataaataaataataaataaatatttacaccgttttaaagtaataataattgaaatTTGTTGGCGCTAATCGGCTCGCCGGCAGAAGATGCGGAAACGCGTAAAGAGCATGCGCAGTGCTGGTCTGGACTCCTGTAGGTTTATCTTTCTGCTGTTTGTTTACGATCTGTTATTAACAATCACTCTCCTGAAAACAGTCAGGACATGAGGCAGGGGATATGTAGGGTAGCTAACACCGCTGTATCTGTAAGCATTTAGCTAACTGAGCACAGACTGCTTGTAGTTATAGCTGGCTCTGTGTTTACAGTAGATTACAGCTAGCTAAGTTTTGGCAGCAGATCTTCTCAGGATACTCCCATATATCTGGCTTTCATTAATCTACATCCGTGCGGACATGTCGTGCACCATGGAAAAGGTGCTGTCCGATGCTCGGACTTTGCTGGAGAGACTGAAAGAGCACGACACGGCGGCCGAGAGTCTGATCGAGCAGTCGAGCACCCTGAGCCAAAGGGTCCACAGCATGAGGGAGGTGGGCAACGCTCTGCCTGATAAGGTAGGCCAGCAGGGGTTCAGTACTGCTCCTTTGGTTATTATTCCCACCTTATTATCTGAGGGAGACCTCGATTACTGTATTTAGCTGCTCTGCGCTGTGGTCTTTACTGTGTAAAGGAATTTCCTACGTAATTACATGTTTTATCAATTATGTGAAGTTTTCTGCAAATAAATTAGCTGTATTTGGTGAAGATCCCATTTTAACCATGCAGGCAAaaattaatatcattaatataatataacccTGTCTTCTGTGGCTgcctttttaaacaaataaagcaaaggtcattttaaagggcccatatgctACATTTTccctatatttatttattttttactttatttttattttttactctaCACTTGTAGTTAggatatggggcagtggtggctcagcggttagagcgccgggatatcgataacagggttgtgggttcgattcccgggctcggcaagctgccactgttgggcccttgagcaaggccctttaccctctctgctccccggggggtggagttggctgcccactgctctgggtgtgtgtgtgtactcactgcccctaacacatgtgtgtgtgtgttcactaccagatgggttaaatgcggaggacacatttcgctgtacagtgacaaatacgtgcacctttatcctttatcctatTTGTTAGGGGGTAAAAgtcattataatttttttatggcCATTTTACAGAGGATTGTTGTCACTGTGCCGTTAagactaatatatataattggaTTTTGCTGAATGCTGATTATGTGTATATGGCTATATCTATATCTGATGTCTAAAAGCACAtttctttcattgttttttttttttctttttcttttattcagtacatggaagAAAGTGCAGGATACCAGGAGCTGTCCAAATACAAACCCCATGTTCTGCTGTCCCAGGAGAACACCCAGATCAAGGAACTTCAGCAGGAGAACAGAGGCATGCTTCTTAATTCGCTTACATACAATATGCATCCCTAAAACTGTAGGATTTAGCAAAAAGTGTTGTCCAAAAggtataattataatatttgctATATGCTCTTTCCTTTGTCTGTTTCACAGAACTTTGGCTTTCGTTAGAAGAGCACCAGTACGCTCTGGAGTTGATCATGGGTCGATACCGCAAGCAGATGCTTCAGTTAATGATGGGCAAGAAGGAGCTGGACACCAAGCCTGTGCTCAACCTTCACAAGGACCACGCCAAGGTAAATACCCTCTTTCTTCTGCTGATTTTATACTGCTAGCTTTTACGAATGTGTAGCCAGTGTCATCAGTATACTCTCAAAAAGCATTAATCTTTGGCCTAGGAGGTGCAGAGCCAGCTGGAGCGAATATGTGAGATGGGCCAGGTGATGCGTAGAGCGGTACAGGTTGATGACCAGCACTACTGCTCTGTCAAGGAGAGATTGGCTCAACTGGAGGTAATGCATCAGTCCATGTCTGTTGTAAAGGGACATTCTGGCTAGAATAGGAAAACTGCCTCCTGATGACATCTAGAAGGAGCCTTTGGAAAAATCTTGGTGTTGATTCTTTAAAGCGCAGAAGTGAGTTTTCCTTTTCGGCCAGAGTGTTCCTTTAAATGTTCCTTTTAAAAGTTTATGtagtttttatgtttgtttgtattattatGCTGTATTAATTTGAATGTTTTGGTGAAATTGACTGAATTTTCATCCTGATTTAGATTGAAAACAAGGAGCTACGTGACCTTTTGGCCATCAGCAAGAATACCCTGAAACCACACAGAGAAGAGAACAGCCAGCCCGACACAGAGCCTAGCCCCAGAGTTACTGACACAGAATGATGACGGCCAGAGCGTTGCTCTGTATTGAGGATACAGTTCAGCACAATTTCCTTTGTACCATCTCAGGACACCCATTAGCTCACATTTATGTTGTGGTTCATTACTGTTGACCTGCTGCCCACTGGTGCACATTTCTGCAATAGAGTAACAGCGGTAGAttttatttgtctgtttttctCAGGAAATCTGCACCACATTGTTACGTTCATTTCTGCTACCTGTCTTTTTTTCTATAGTTTTTTAAATTAATCTTAAAGTTATTTTAGATTTGCAGGGCCTTATGAAAGATTCAGCACTCTGGAAAAACCTCAGACTTTGCTGTATTGATACATACTCATTTCCATGCAAAAACAAGTGGCCATTCTTAGCTGCTTAGTCTCAGTTTAGGGATTTCTTAAAAGTGTTAAGTATTCAGGCTGATGAAACATGCATAAAgggttattttaaaaaataattaactgTATACTACTATACTGCTACGATAGACTATAATAAAGGACTTGGTGTTCATTTCCTAGTAGGGTTAATGCTTGGCTGCTCTCTGTAATAGGGTGGCAGTAAATAAGCAGGTTTTTAAGATCACGCTTGTGTAGCATCAGGTCATGCTTTTCAAAGACCCATTCAGCCAACATGCCGAGCATTTATTAcgttcataaaaataaaaagacgtAAAACTAGCAACAGTGGAATTTTTAGTCTGTTTGTGTTTGCATGAAAATATCTGTCAATTAAAATTTTGTATGTGTGATTTTTAATATAGCAAATGTTTGAAGCTTTTCTGGAGGTTGAATAACTTTTGCAAGAcagtaaaaaaatgttaaaatatgatttaaaattaaatgcataaataaatctTTCAAATGTACCCTTGCCTTTGAGTGGCCTTTAGTAGCTTTTAAAGAATTGCAGCAGTTTCTTCTATGGTCCCTGCATAAATTATAGTGGCATCGTGTCTGTGTATTGTGCACAGTTCTGATGTTAAAACTAGGTACAATGGCTTGACTTGAGTTTCAGCATGTAAATATAATGAAAGAATAAAGCTTGAGCTGGAGGTAAGGCACATGGTGCTAGTCCTCCAGACATGGATTAGGCCCTTAGGTCATTTTTAGTGGACAGTGGGGAGAAAAGAAGGTAAAAGACTTGCTGGAGAAATGATATCTCCCGGCTGGACTGGGAGTGCCTGGGGATCCCCCAGAATAAGCTGATGGAAGTGGCTGGAGACACGGCTCCGGGCTATTggtgacagggttgtgagttcgatacccgggctcgactagctgccacttttgggcccttgagcaaggcccttcaccctctctgctccccgggtgccacagcaatggctgcccactgctttgggcacatgtgctcacagtctctagtgtgtttgtgtgtgtgcactgcaaagatgggttaaaggcggaagcTAAACTCCATCTGTGCCGACACTAAtgatgaatatggttgtcttgtcttgtcttataATAGTATTTAAATACAGTGGAAGGCTTAATAATAGGGAGAATGACCCTAGGAGAACCACAGTCCAGCACAGGTTGGTGATTTATCTGCTTAAACACACTTCTGGTTCAGCTCATCAGTTAATTGACCAGTTCCAGACCAGTTCCCCAAACTCATCTTAGTGTTAAGAGCCCTGGTTTAGTAGTATGTCCAAGATAGTCCACCACCATTAGAGCTGCATTTACTAGTATAGTTCAGTGTAGTATCCCATCTGCAGTTGGGCGCCTCCTCACACGCCTGTCCAGCAGGTGGCGCTGATGGTCCTGCCGTGCGAGTGACCCCATACATTCGGAAAACATGACAGCTTAGCCTCCTGATGCAAAGTCAAGTCGGTTCAGCCAGCTAGCACCATCTACTCCAACATGTCTGAGAAAGAACTGGGTCAGAAATGGGACCGCTGCCTGGCAGACTGTGCGATTAAAGTTGGTAAGAGGTTTGTCAGATTACTGGCAAAGCTGGAAGAGCAGaagttagctagatagctagctaacgcTACCCGTTTAAACAGGGGTTAGCGCTAGCgtcgttagctagctagctagctgtgaaCAAGGTTACATTAGGAGTTACCGAGCAATGCTAGCTAAAGCTAACGAAGCGTTCATCTCAGAGTAGACACGATCAGACTGAGCTAAATGATCAAGCATATTTATATGGGGCTTATTTTAATAACATAGCTACGTGTCCCAAAGCAGCATGACAGAAATGAGAGACGAGCCCTCCACGTTAACCTGCTAAGCCAGCCAGAGCTGAGGGTGGCAGGGAAACCCTCCCTGTGAGCCTCAGGAGTGAGAAATCCGAGGAATTCAAGGCTCAGAGGGAAAGCTAAGATGATTAAACTGTCGAAAAGGGGGGAAAGGTCTTTATTATGCATAAGGAAGAAATGCTGggactgagaggaaccaagaagcTCAAGTTTTGCTCAAGCATTAAGCTAAATAAGACTTATTGCTCCataaatatgatttattttgTAGTAGATATACTTTAACAAGGTCTGATGTAGGTAACCCATTAAAAGATTCATTTGCTTACATGGTCTGAAGATATCTTCATTTAATCATTGCTTTTGTcacttattaaattaaatgttaattatttgttttaatattatgtagcataataataataataataatacacagttTTGTTGGGTATTAATCTAAGACAAAATGCTTCCAACCAGTCCAACCCATATCCAGGTATTTAAGGTTATTGATGCCTTGGTTTAGGTAGTAATGGTTTAGTTATGTTTGGGCTGGAGCAGAACAGCTGTCCTTCTGGGGCGCCTTCACTACTTTAGACCAGTGTTATGAAATCAGTCCTCAACTAGTCCATATTTTTGCAAGTGTagaggactggtttgagaacccCAGTGCTTTAGACCCTTCAGAGCACGTTCTGTGTTGTTGTCCTTCCTATACTAAATTTAGAGAATTGTTGGGCATTAACAGGTTAGAAATCTCAGCGGTACATTGCACGTCCCGTCCAGTCAGAAATCCTCTATGTGAGAAGTGAGTCACTGGTTCATGTCTCACTCATTTCCGACAGAGGTAGTCTGCTGCATTACTGTGCTGGTTTTCATGCCTGCTTCTTTTGTTGTGTCTCTAAAATCTGCCGTTTTTCCTGTAGGTGCTGGCCTCGGTTTGGGGATTGTGTTCTCCGTTGTATTCTTTAAGCGTGAGTATTCACTGGCATTGTCTTGTCTTTATTATAAAATAGACTGCTTTGACTTTTCTGGTGTATGTAATGCTTGCTGTATTTGTACCGTACACACAGGGAGGACTTTCCCAATTGCATTCGGCACAGGAGCAGGGCTGGGCATGGCTTACTCAAACTGCCAGAACGACTTGAGGTCACCATATCTTGTACTCAGTAATGCAGCTAAGGTCAGTAAGTGTATGGCAAGCCATGCTGTTCATATAATCCTATCACACTTGGCTAAGACTTGGCTTTTGGCTTTGGTTTGTCAGTGTGGCATAAGGAAAGTCTCAGATTATACTCACTCACTGTTTCCTTTAAGTCTCCCATCTGCATTTTAGACATCCAGGCCTAGTCTGATCTGCTGAAACTAAATGAACTGACTGGCTTTTGTCTCAATCTGTTTCAGGAGCAGTAGCGCCGTACCATGAAGATTTTGACTCTCTTTTGTTACTCATCTGAGGGCTGTCAGACTCCTATCCCTCCATCATTTGTGTGTGCCTGAAGCAGACGTTCTGTCTTTATTTAATCATATTGTTGAAAAGAAAAGCTGTAATGTTGAATGATGTAGATTTGAGAATGGAACAAACACAGttaataaatgatattttatgACATCAACAAACCGTCAACCGTCTTTGTGGCCTTTTTTTAACAACATTTAAAGCCGATTTCATGCAGGTGCCCTTAATAAAAGCCAAGATTGGCCTTAACCTTTGACACTGCTGGAAGTGAACAGCACAACACAGCCGAGGGTGTTAAGTTAATGCTTTTTGGCtgttgtcaaaaaaaaaaaaaaaacctgcccaGATGATCTTGAGCCTGCTAAAAGTAATGGACAGTGTTTGGCAGTGTGACAATTCATGAGGTACATCTGGTCTCTACAGTGAAGTGCAAACATTTCAAGCACCTCTTCATTTTAACAGGCCAACGTTTTCACCCATAATTGCACCTTTTTTTATAGATGATCTTTTAACCAACAGTAAAATCAGAACTTTGTGATTCAACTAAACCATGATTATTTTACTGGTGGAAATTTGAGAAATAGAAGTGTggatagagaaagaaaaagcatGTACAGCCACTGCTGTATAGATGAAGCCTAAAGgctagagaagtgggcttggtCCCCAGGAGCAGCATCCACTGCTGAGATGCCCTTGAGCGAGGCACCAAACCTCAACTGCTCCCCAAGCCTGCCCACTAATCTAGGTGTGTGGTTCTCACTGCCCTAATCAagagtatgtgtttgtgtgtgtgtgtgtgtgtgtatattcgCTGGCACGGGTGGATTAAATATGGAGGTTGAATTCCAATGTGATGGCTGTTAAGTGTCTAATCTTGGATCTTAatctaattaaacaggactGATCATTTATTCTTTCTACTGAAATGTAcataatgtccaaatatttgcagacaccccttttaataaatgcattcagctactaccTGTACAAGTTGCACTCTTTTCTGACAAagatacacagcttgtctagtccctgtagagaagtactgccaacagaataggacttcctgcagcagataaacatgaacttattggcaccatggctaatgccaggtgttggctagaggggtcCCTGAAgtccctccagcattgagctgtggagcagtgaaactgtgtgaaataatggtgcttcatctagggctgggcaaaatggtaaaaattatcatgatatttaaaaacatttttcacaatatttatcaaGATATTCAAGATTTTAGAAATCAGTAAGTGACCGAtgcttaaaaactactattcaagTACTCTCACATACTGAGTattatacagtgatttttatttaaaatccgCTGCACTTAAAACAGATTAATTTCActtgtttgtaatgaaacaagTTTGTAATGAGATCCTCGATGTGTATCACAACAGCACAATTCATCATCATATGATAAAATGTTGttatattgcccacccctagctctatccaatactgttgggatgagtttgggatgaggtggggtggtggtcatccaacagcctgactaatgctcttgttgctgaatgcaatcaaatccccacagcaatgctagtAGTGTCAAAATCAAAAAGAAAGCATCCACTcaacagtagggacagttactccaattgatttcagaagaaacaatgaatgagcagatgtcccaacttttgtccatatagtatagttGGTCAGTGGCCAACTGATGTCGTCCATGATGTGATCAGAAAAAGCGTACTGCTAAAATTAAAGaggctacaaagggttctttgagcgataccaCTGAGGAACCCTTTTTGTAAAGCAGATATATGGGAAACATTGTGAAAGTTTTTAGCTTTTAAGACGTTATTTcattaaaatctgttttttaaGGTTATTTTATGCATTGATCAAATTGCTAATTTTTAGTGTGGTGTGACCATTtctcacaataacaaaaaaaggtcCCATTGCCCTGCTAATCCCAAATAAATTATTCACCAATAACTATCagctttaatataaatatagggATTTATCTAAAGGCAGCTGATCATTGCCACAAACAAAATGACTGGATCTGTATAAAATACTGGTTTgtgttaaaagaaataaaaaaataaatataaatctatACTGATGGCACCTCTCCATTAATTCTGATTAGCATTGCCTGTGAATGTGCATAAGCAAGCATTAGGAGTGTGATGCTCAAACACGTTCTGTCCTCGGCAGCGGCGAGCCAAGCTGAAAGGCACACTGGAGTGGAAGGCACAGGGATTAGCAGGAGTGAGGAGTTGAGAGGAAAAGCACGCAAACATGGATACCTGTAGAGCTCTTGTAAACACAATGGCACAATAAATGAACAAAGACCATGAAGCTTACAACCGCCAAGGAGTTTCTACAAACAGCGTCCAAACCCCTGGACATTCGGTTTTTAATAATCTCTCAGGTGCTACAACTGCAAAGACCTTATTCTTCTGTTCTCACAGAacagtgtctctctccctctcacatttactcacacacacacacacacccacccacctctCAGTTGCCCTCCCCCAAATGAGTGTCATCATGACACGAAGCTTTGAAACACGCTGACTGAAACAGAAGTGCTCATACTGGTGCTAAGCTTGGAAGAAGCCAGACATGGAGACATTTTTCCCCCCACTTAAACTTCATCCCGAGCTGAATGGACCGGCAGCATCTGAATATCACAGCATCTGAACGAGGGAAAgacactgagctgaactgaCCTTCCCATAGGGATGGACGGAAGAGGAAGACTACAATGGGACACGTCTTCTTTTTGCTCACCTGAGCTTGTGCTCGCACGGAACCTGCTGTAGTGAGAGATCCTGAAGATCCCTATGGCTTATGTTCTAGACAGAAGACCTGGACATGGACTCCTTTTGTCACTTTATCTCCACGTATCTTTAAAAATAACGGATGGGTAGCGTGCTTCGTTAAGACCAGAGGGCCAAGGCCATTCTAACTGGCAGCTCCTACAATGAGCGACTCCACTCTGCCCTGGGCAGAAGCAACATACGCTGTGGACCGTAACCTCAGCAGGACCCTCAGCGACAGTGTCC
Protein-coding sequences here:
- the sike1 gene encoding suppressor of IKBKE 1 → MSCTMEKVLSDARTLLERLKEHDTAAESLIEQSSTLSQRVHSMREVGNALPDKYMEESAGYQELSKYKPHVLLSQENTQIKELQQENRELWLSLEEHQYALELIMGRYRKQMLQLMMGKKELDTKPVLNLHKDHAKEVQSQLERICEMGQVMRRAVQVDDQHYCSVKERLAQLEIENKELRDLLAISKNTLKPHREENSQPDTEPSPRVTDTE
- the micos10 gene encoding MICOS complex subunit MIC10, with amino-acid sequence MSEKELGQKWDRCLADCAIKVGAGLGLGIVFSVVFFKRRTFPIAFGTGAGLGMAYSNCQNDLRSPYLVLSNAAKEQ